A portion of the Citrobacter rodentium NBRC 105723 = DSM 16636 genome contains these proteins:
- the rraA gene encoding ribonuclease E activity regulator RraA produces MKYDTSELCDIYQEDVNVVEPLFSNFGGRSSFGGQIVTVKCFEDNGLLYDLLEQNGRGRVLLVDGGGSVRRALVDAELARLAVQNEWEGLVVYGAVRQVDDLEELDIGIQAIAAIPVGAAGEGIGESDIRVNFGGVTFFSGDHLYADNTGIILSEDPLDIE; encoded by the coding sequence ATGAAATATGATACTTCCGAGCTTTGTGACATCTATCAGGAAGATGTCAACGTCGTGGAACCGCTGTTCTCTAACTTTGGGGGACGGTCTTCGTTTGGCGGACAAATCGTCACGGTGAAATGTTTCGAGGACAACGGGTTGCTGTACGATCTGCTCGAACAAAATGGCCGTGGTCGCGTTCTGCTGGTCGACGGCGGCGGTTCTGTCCGTCGTGCGCTGGTCGATGCCGAACTGGCGCGTCTGGCGGTGCAGAATGAATGGGAAGGCCTGGTAGTCTACGGCGCGGTGCGTCAGGTAGACGATCTGGAAGAACTGGATATTGGCATCCAGGCGATCGCCGCCATTCCGGTCGGCGCCGCAGGAGAAGGCATTGGGGAAAGCGATATTCGCGTCAACTTTGGCGGCGTAACGTTCTTCTCCGGCGACCATCTGTACGCCGACAATACCGGGATTATCCTTTCCGAAGACCCGCTCGATATCGAGTGA
- the zapB gene encoding septal ring assembly protein ZapB: MTMSLEVFEKLEAKVQQAIDTITLLQMEIEELKEKNNSLSQEVQAAQHSREELERENNSLREQQNGWQDRLQALLGRMEEV; this comes from the coding sequence ATAACCATGTCTTTAGAAGTATTTGAGAAACTGGAAGCAAAAGTACAGCAGGCGATTGATACCATCACCCTGTTACAGATGGAAATCGAAGAGCTGAAAGAGAAAAATAACAGCCTTTCGCAGGAAGTGCAGGCAGCACAGCATAGCCGCGAAGAACTTGAGCGCGAGAACAATTCGCTGAGAGAGCAGCAGAACGGCTGGCAGGATCGTCTGCAGGCTCTTTTAGGCCGTATGGAAGAAGTCTGA
- a CDS encoding IS4-like element ISCro2 family transposase — translation MPASQVCHKFFSQSLNSIHQYRKNALLDMTVALTRGASLSLTSIGRYLPGPARVKHKIKRVDRHLNSDLMFSDIPSVYRQLVSRLTHSLSVCVIAVDWSGYPSSELSVLRASLLCDGRAIPLMSKVISSRYQNNSAVQNAFLDQMATAIGKDKQVIIVTDAGFRSSWFHHIRSLGWDFVGRVRGSLYFQVVGDEDWQMARDIASSTTARYLGFGRLARNASRDCPGHFYTVHKRATGRKSSQHYPRTDRMYRKNAREPWLLFTSLMEYKPREIVKIYSRRMQIEQNFRDEKSERYGLGLRASKSRGEKRISVLCLVAVLYSIIIWLTGYYLESKGINRWFQANSEKSRRVLSYLTLSENVIRQSPGLLSGMNPDRVYADMARAYRNIIMVY, via the coding sequence ATGCCTGCTTCACAAGTTTGCCATAAATTTTTCAGCCAGTCCCTGAACTCCATTCATCAGTACCGTAAAAATGCCCTGCTCGATATGACCGTGGCCCTGACGCGTGGTGCTTCGCTTTCTCTTACCAGCATCGGCAGATACCTGCCAGGCCCCGCACGTGTTAAGCACAAGATTAAGCGTGTTGACCGGCACCTCAACAGCGACCTGATGTTCAGTGATATTCCCTCCGTCTACCGGCAGCTTGTATCCCGACTCACACACAGTCTTTCAGTTTGTGTCATTGCCGTGGACTGGAGTGGTTATCCTTCATCAGAGCTCAGTGTTTTGCGGGCAAGCTTATTGTGCGATGGCAGAGCTATTCCTCTGATGAGTAAAGTCATTTCCTCCCGCTACCAGAACAACTCTGCCGTGCAAAATGCCTTTCTCGATCAGATGGCTACTGCCATCGGCAAAGATAAGCAGGTCATTATCGTGACTGATGCAGGCTTTCGCAGCAGCTGGTTTCACCACATCCGTTCTCTGGGCTGGGATTTTGTCGGACGAGTCAGGGGCAGCCTCTATTTTCAGGTCGTCGGGGATGAAGATTGGCAGATGGCGCGGGATATTGCATCATCAACAACGGCGCGCTATCTGGGATTCGGGCGACTGGCACGCAACGCCAGTCGTGACTGTCCGGGACATTTTTACACCGTACATAAGAGGGCGACGGGCAGGAAAAGCAGCCAGCATTACCCCAGAACAGACAGGATGTACCGTAAAAATGCGCGTGAACCGTGGCTGCTTTTTACCAGCCTGATGGAATATAAGCCACGCGAGATTGTTAAAATTTATAGTCGCCGTATGCAGATAGAACAGAACTTCAGGGATGAAAAAAGCGAGCGCTATGGGTTGGGACTGCGGGCAAGTAAAAGCCGGGGGGAGAAACGAATATCCGTGCTTTGCCTGGTTGCAGTTCTCTACAGCATCATCATATGGCTGACAGGATATTACCTTGAAAGTAAGGGAATAAATCGATGGTTCCAGGCGAACAGTGAGAAATCACGCAGGGTGCTGTCGTATCTGACATTGAGTGAAAATGTCATCAGGCAGTCGCCGGGGCTCCTGTCGGGGATGAACCCCGACAGGGTATACGCCGATATGGCGAGGGCCTATCGAAACATCATTATGGTGTATTAA